One uncultured Alphaproteobacteria bacterium genomic region harbors:
- the ltaE gene encoding Low specificity L-threonine aldolase — protein MTPPWTVSFTSDNIAGASPEVVAAIAACNAGTAKPYGNDDFAARANARLAEVFERPVDVFLVPSGTAANALALAVLTPPWGGVVCHREAHINTDECGAPEFFTHGAKLLPLDGADAKLAAAAVRAALAGEADLHVVRPACVSITQITETGALYSVDEVAEIGRACAAAGVALHMDGARFANAVAALGCTPADLTWKAGVAALSFGTIKNGTINADALVLFDDRLAREAALRRKRAGHLASKMRFAAAQIEAYLEDDLWLRNARHANAMAARLEAGLARVPGVGIVAPAAANILFCKFPQALSARLLAEGYAFYHDRWAPGVARLVCSFATTADEVDAFVAAAVRLA, from the coding sequence GTGACTCCCCCGTGGACCGTGAGTTTCACCAGCGACAACATCGCGGGCGCGTCGCCCGAGGTGGTGGCGGCGATCGCCGCCTGCAACGCCGGCACCGCCAAACCCTACGGCAACGACGACTTCGCCGCACGCGCGAACGCGAGGCTAGCCGAGGTTTTCGAGCGCCCCGTCGACGTGTTCCTGGTGCCCTCCGGCACCGCCGCCAACGCGCTGGCGCTCGCGGTGCTGACCCCGCCGTGGGGCGGCGTGGTGTGCCACCGCGAGGCGCATATCAACACCGACGAATGCGGCGCGCCCGAGTTCTTCACCCACGGCGCGAAGCTGCTGCCGCTCGACGGCGCGGACGCCAAGCTCGCCGCCGCGGCGGTGCGGGCGGCGCTGGCGGGCGAGGCGGATCTCCACGTGGTGCGGCCCGCGTGCGTCTCGATCACTCAGATCACCGAAACCGGCGCGCTCTATTCCGTGGACGAAGTGGCGGAGATCGGCCGGGCGTGCGCCGCCGCCGGCGTGGCGCTGCACATGGACGGCGCGCGCTTCGCCAACGCGGTGGCGGCGCTCGGCTGCACGCCCGCCGACCTCACCTGGAAGGCGGGCGTGGCGGCGCTCAGCTTCGGCACCATCAAGAACGGCACGATCAACGCCGACGCCCTGGTGCTGTTCGACGACCGCCTCGCCCGGGAGGCGGCGCTGCGGCGCAAGCGGGCCGGTCACCTCGCCTCGAAGATGCGGTTCGCCGCGGCGCAGATCGAAGCCTATCTCGAAGACGACCTCTGGCTCCGCAACGCCCGCCACGCCAACGCCATGGCGGCACGGTTGGAGGCCGGACTGGCGCGGGTGCCGGGGGTCGGGATCGTCGCCCCGGCGGCGGCCAACATCCTGTTCTGCAAGTTCCCGCAGGCGCTGTCGGCGCGGCTGCTGGCGGAGGGGTACGCGTTCTATCACGACCGCTGGGCGCCGGGCGTGGCGCGGCTGGTGTGTTCGTTCGCCACCACGGCGGACGAGGTCGACGCCTTCGTCGCCGCTGCGGTGCGGCTGGCATAG
- the fadB gene encoding putative enoyl-CoA hydratase (Evidence 3 : Function proposed based on presence of conserved amino acid motif, structural feature or limited homology) — protein sequence MPEHILVETRGRVGLIRLARPKQLNALNDALAHELIAALEAFDADAAIGAMVITGSEKAFAAGADIAEMQPKSFTDMLTEDDFGVWDRMSGIRKPVIAAVRGYALGGGCELAMMCDFVVAGNDAKFGQPEIALGVLPGLGGTQRLARLVGRGLAMDMVLTGRTIDAAEAKAAGLVARVVPAEETLAAALAAAETVAGHNLPAVLLAKEAVRRAEETTLAEGLRFERRAFQAAFATEGQKEGMAAFLEKRPPHFTGR from the coding sequence ATGCCCGAACACATTCTTGTCGAAACCCGCGGCCGCGTCGGCCTGATCCGCCTCGCCCGGCCGAAGCAGCTCAACGCCCTCAACGACGCGCTGGCGCACGAGCTGATCGCCGCGCTCGAAGCCTTCGACGCCGACGCCGCGATCGGCGCAATGGTGATCACCGGCTCGGAAAAGGCGTTCGCGGCGGGGGCCGACATCGCCGAGATGCAGCCGAAATCCTTCACCGACATGCTCACCGAGGACGACTTCGGCGTCTGGGACCGGATGAGCGGCATCCGCAAGCCGGTGATCGCCGCGGTGCGCGGCTACGCCCTGGGCGGCGGCTGCGAACTGGCGATGATGTGCGACTTCGTCGTCGCCGGAAACGACGCGAAGTTCGGTCAGCCGGAGATCGCGCTCGGCGTGCTGCCGGGGCTCGGCGGCACGCAGCGCCTCGCGCGGCTGGTCGGCCGGGGGCTGGCGATGGACATGGTGCTCACCGGCCGCACCATCGACGCCGCCGAGGCCAAGGCGGCGGGCCTCGTCGCCCGCGTCGTCCCCGCCGAGGAGACCCTCGCCGCCGCCCTCGCCGCCGCGGAAACCGTTGCGGGCCATAACCTGCCTGCGGTACTCCTGGCGAAGGAGGCGGTGCGCCGCGCCGAGGAAACCACCCTCGCCGAAGGGCTGCGCTTCGAGCGCCGCGCGTTCCAGGCCGCGTTCGCCACCGAGGGCCAGAAGGAGGGCATGGCGGCGTTCCTCGAAAAGCGCCCGCCCCACTTCACCGGCCGTTGA